ttattaaaataatctttgacATTTAACTCTCATTAGGATTATtgtgcaaaacagaaaacaaaagttgtatTTCTAACATGAAAGTATTCTTCTCTTCAGATTATGTTTTTacacagaaatgtgttttttacagtgATAACCGACAATCAGAATATTACTTTATTACTTAAATAgcgttttaatttttaaagctacattGATGGGTAACGTGGCTAATGAGGATTGCAGCTTTGATAATATAACGGCTAATTGTAATgtataaaaaaagctgttttaagtgctgttagctttttaaaaattaaaaaaaaagaaagaaattaagggaaaattaattaaattaattttctctGTCTAAACAGACCATAATGGACGTTGTTATTTCCAATGTGACGCTGGTGGACAACGGGATGGGCATCATGCCCCTCATCTATGCTCCGCCCTCTCTGTCTCACGCTTACGCTGATAAAACTGTGCAGATCCAGGTAAGTTTGTCTCATTTATCTTTGTTGCTCTACTCTGTATTTTGAATTGTGTGTGTGGAAGTTTACACAATTTGCCCTGCTACTTCTTTTACCTCCAGAATGCATTGATTGTCGGCACCAGCCCAAATTTCGACTGTTCAGACACGCTAAGTTCCAGCGACGTCAACATGGCCATCAGCGCCTCGCACCGAGCACCCAGACCTCAACAAGGTAAAGCAGAGACCGAGCAGAGATTTCACTTTCATGAAGATTATACCAAGAGATAAAATGAACACTGCAGGCTGGAAACAATAAGCCAAACATATCAAACCACAGCAAAAGCTGTTTAAATTTTCAATCTTAGGCTCATGTGGTGTTGGAGCaagttaagcaaaaaaaagtattttaaggggtgaaatataaaaagatttagaagcaagatcatttcagtttttctcaaaaaatgtcCGCAAATAAATTCTTGATCTTTCTGTGTCACAATACATTCAAATGTTTAGGAAAACACCAGAAAGGAGCtatcttttcttcatttttaNNNNNNNNNNNNNNNNNNNNNNNNNNNNNNNNNNNNNNNNNNNNNNNNNNNNNNNNNNNNNNNNNNNNNNNNNNNNNNNNNNNNNNNNNNNNNNNNNNNNNNNNNNNNNNNNNNNNNNNNNNNNNNNNNNNNNNNNNNNNNNNNNNNNNNNNNNNNNNNNNNNNNNNNNNNNNNNNNNNNNNNNNNNNNNNNNNNNNNNNNNNNNNNNNNNNNNNNNNNNNNNNNNNNNNNNNNNNNNNNNNNNNNNNNNNNNNNNNNNNNNNNNNNNNNNNNNNNNNNNNNNNNNNNNNNNNNNNNNNNNNNNNNNNNNNNNNNNNNNNNNNNNNNNNNNNNNNNNNNNNNNNNNNNNNNNNNNNNNNNNNNNNNNNNNNNNNNNNNNNNNNNNNNNNNNNNNNNNNNNNNNNNNNNNNNNNNNNNNNNNNNNNNNNNNNNNNNNNNNNNNNNNNNNNNNNNNNNNNNNNNNNNNNNNNNNNNNNNNNNNNNNNNNNNNNNNNNNNNNNNNNNNNNNNNNNNNNNNNNNNNNNNNNNNNNNNNNN
The genomic region above belongs to Oryzias melastigma strain HK-1 unplaced genomic scaffold, ASM292280v2 sc02692, whole genome shotgun sequence and contains:
- the LOC118598557 gene encoding fibrocystin-L-like is translated as MDVVISNVTLVDNGMGIMPLIYAPPSLSHAYADKTVQIQNALIVGTSPNFDCSDTLSSSDVNMAISASHRAPRPQQGKAETEQRFHFHEDYTKR